From a single Columba livia isolate bColLiv1 breed racing homer chromosome 19, bColLiv1.pat.W.v2, whole genome shotgun sequence genomic region:
- the CERCAM gene encoding inactive glycosyltransferase 25 family member 3 isoform X2 produces MPWQVLLERFTPRPACCSQLEPSRRSPRSKGTARGASENSHPARSCPRCGCATDHNSDNTTAMLQEWLGAVGKDYHSVVLKVQEEPSSYSDELGPKHWSDKRYENVMRLKQEALTYAREQQTDYILFMDTDSILTNNQTLKFLMAQNKSVVAPMLDSQTFYSNFWCGITPQGYYRRTADYFPTKNRQRVGCFSVPMVYATFLIDLRKEETSRLAFYPPHPNYTWAFDDIIVFAYSCQAAGAEVYVCNQHRFGYINVPVKAHQTLEDERANFVHLTLEAMVDGPPMQRSRHISLLPKPLTKMGFDEIFLINLVRRPDRRRRMLVSLQELEIAPRVVDAVDGSTLNSSDIKVLGVDLLPGYYDPFSGRTLTKGEVGCFLSHYNIWKEIVSRGLERSVVFEDDVRFEAAFPARLQRLMEELEGAQRDWDLIYLGRKQVNEEDEAPVEGVRNLVVAGYSYWTLAYAISRRGAQKLLAAEPLSKMLPVDEFLPIMYDKHPNEDYKRHFAPRDLLVFSAHPLLVQPTHYAGDSNWLSDTETSTIWDDDAKKTDWAGSQKTLRDSRGGAGHLRSTAHDEL; encoded by the exons ATGCCGTGGCAG GTGCTGCTGGAAAGGTTCACCCCCCGACCCGcctgctgcagccagctggaGCCCTCCCGGAGGTCCCCCAGGAGCAAGGGGACAGCGCGGGGAGCCAGCGAGAACAGCCACCCGGCCAGGTCCTGTCCCCGCTGCGG GTGTGCGACAGACCACAACTCTGACAACACCACAGCGATGCTGCAGGAGTGGCTGGGGGCGGTGGGGAAGGACTATCACTCAGTGGTCTTGAAGGTGCAGGAGGAGCCCAG CTCCTACTCTGATGAGCTCGGGCCCAAGCACTGGAGTGACAAACGCTACGAAAACGTGATGAGGCTGAAGCAGGAGGCTCTCACCTATGCCCGGGAGCAGCAGACAGACTACATCCTG TTCATGGACACCGACAGCATCCTGACCAACAACCAGACCCTCAAGTTTCTGATGGCGCAGAACAAGTCAGTGGTAGCCCCCATGCTGGACTCACAGACCTTCTACTCCAACTTCTGGTGCGGCATCACGCCCCAG GGGTACTACCGCCGGACAGCCGACTACTTCCCCACCAAGAACCGGCAGCGGGTGGGCTGCTTCTCCGTCCCCATGGTCTACGCCACCTTCCTAATCGACCTGCGGAAGGAGGAGACCTCGCGGTTGGCGTTCTACCCACCCCATCCCAACTACACCTGGGCCTTTGATGATATCATCGTCTTCGCCTACTCTTGCCAGGCAGCTG GTGCAGAGGTCTATGTGTGCAACCAGCACCGCTTCGGCTACATCAACGTCCCCGTGAAGGCCCACCAGACGCTGGAGGATGAACGTGCCAACTTTGTGCATCTCACGCTGGAGGCCATGg TGGATGGCCCCCCCATGCAGCGCTCCAGACAcatttccctcctccccaaGCCGCTCACGAAAATGGGCTTTGATGAA ATCTTCCTCATCAACCTGGTGCGGAGGCCGGACCGGCGCCGACGGATGCTGGTGtccctgcaggagctggagatCGCCCCACGGGTGGTGGATGCTGTGGACGGGAG CACCCTCAACAGCAGTGACATCAAGGTGCTGGGGGTGGACCTGCTCCCCGGGTACTACGATCCCTTCTCTGGCCGCACGCTCACCAAGGGCGAGGTCGGCTGCTTCCTCAGCCACTACAACATCTGGAAGGAG ATTGTGTCCCGGGGGCTGGAGCGGTCGGTGGTCTTTGAGGACGATGTGCGCTTCGAGGCCGCCTTCCCGGCACGGCTGCAGCGGCtgatggaggagctggagggggCACAGCGGGACTGGGACCTCat CTACCTTGGGAGGAAGCAGGTGAATGAGGAGGATGAGGCGCCCGTGGAGGGTGTGCGGAACCTGGTGGTGGCTGGATACTCGTACTGGACACTGGCCTACGCCATCTCCCGCCGCGGGGCACAGAAGCTGCTGGCCGCTGAGCCCCTCTCCAAAATGCTGCCGGTGGACGAGTTCCTGCCCATCATGTACGACAAGCACCCCAA TGAGGATTACAAGCGGCACTTTGCACCCCGGGACCTGCTGGTGTTTTCGGCTCATCCCCTCCTGGTTCAACCCACCCACTACGCTGGGGACAGCAACTGGCTGAGTGACACGGAGACCTCCACCATCTGGGACGACGATGCCAAGAAGACCGACTGGGCTGGCTCACAGAAGACCCTGAGGGACTCGCGGGGCGGTGCCGGCCACCTCCGCTCCACCGCCCACGACGAGCTCTGA
- the CERCAM gene encoding inactive glycosyltransferase 25 family member 3 isoform X1 — protein MRYRWCPPAVGCAVCCLPISALFKETQPKPAPGARSGGGAGQGRGRGCAESGGSQPAPSPPAAAMGTAGPLCALLLLLGTGTGTGTGTGPAPPRVLLALLARNAQHSLPHFLGALERLDYPAGSIALWCATDHNSDNTTAMLQEWLGAVGKDYHSVVLKVQEEPSSYSDELGPKHWSDKRYENVMRLKQEALTYAREQQTDYILFMDTDSILTNNQTLKFLMAQNKSVVAPMLDSQTFYSNFWCGITPQGYYRRTADYFPTKNRQRVGCFSVPMVYATFLIDLRKEETSRLAFYPPHPNYTWAFDDIIVFAYSCQAAGAEVYVCNQHRFGYINVPVKAHQTLEDERANFVHLTLEAMVDGPPMQRSRHISLLPKPLTKMGFDEIFLINLVRRPDRRRRMLVSLQELEIAPRVVDAVDGSTLNSSDIKVLGVDLLPGYYDPFSGRTLTKGEVGCFLSHYNIWKEIVSRGLERSVVFEDDVRFEAAFPARLQRLMEELEGAQRDWDLIYLGRKQVNEEDEAPVEGVRNLVVAGYSYWTLAYAISRRGAQKLLAAEPLSKMLPVDEFLPIMYDKHPNEDYKRHFAPRDLLVFSAHPLLVQPTHYAGDSNWLSDTETSTIWDDDAKKTDWAGSQKTLRDSRGGAGHLRSTAHDEL, from the exons ATGAGGTACCGGTGGTGTCCCCCGGCCGTGGGCTGTGCTGTGTGCTGTTTACCGATATCGGCTTTATTTAAagaaacccaacccaaacccgCCCCCGGGGCTcgcagcggcggcggggccgggcaggggcgggggcgggggtgCGCTGAGAGCGGCGGGTCCCAGCCCGCCCCttccccgcccgccgccgccatggGCACCGCGGGGCCGCTCTgcgccctgctcctgctgctgggcaccgggaccggcaccggcaccgggaccggcccggcccccccgcgGGTGCTGCTTGCCCTCCTGGCCCGCAACGCGCAGCACTCGCTACCGCACTTTCTGGGAGCCCTGGAGCGCCTGGACTATCCCGCGGGGAGCATCGCCCTGTG GTGTGCGACAGACCACAACTCTGACAACACCACAGCGATGCTGCAGGAGTGGCTGGGGGCGGTGGGGAAGGACTATCACTCAGTGGTCTTGAAGGTGCAGGAGGAGCCCAG CTCCTACTCTGATGAGCTCGGGCCCAAGCACTGGAGTGACAAACGCTACGAAAACGTGATGAGGCTGAAGCAGGAGGCTCTCACCTATGCCCGGGAGCAGCAGACAGACTACATCCTG TTCATGGACACCGACAGCATCCTGACCAACAACCAGACCCTCAAGTTTCTGATGGCGCAGAACAAGTCAGTGGTAGCCCCCATGCTGGACTCACAGACCTTCTACTCCAACTTCTGGTGCGGCATCACGCCCCAG GGGTACTACCGCCGGACAGCCGACTACTTCCCCACCAAGAACCGGCAGCGGGTGGGCTGCTTCTCCGTCCCCATGGTCTACGCCACCTTCCTAATCGACCTGCGGAAGGAGGAGACCTCGCGGTTGGCGTTCTACCCACCCCATCCCAACTACACCTGGGCCTTTGATGATATCATCGTCTTCGCCTACTCTTGCCAGGCAGCTG GTGCAGAGGTCTATGTGTGCAACCAGCACCGCTTCGGCTACATCAACGTCCCCGTGAAGGCCCACCAGACGCTGGAGGATGAACGTGCCAACTTTGTGCATCTCACGCTGGAGGCCATGg TGGATGGCCCCCCCATGCAGCGCTCCAGACAcatttccctcctccccaaGCCGCTCACGAAAATGGGCTTTGATGAA ATCTTCCTCATCAACCTGGTGCGGAGGCCGGACCGGCGCCGACGGATGCTGGTGtccctgcaggagctggagatCGCCCCACGGGTGGTGGATGCTGTGGACGGGAG CACCCTCAACAGCAGTGACATCAAGGTGCTGGGGGTGGACCTGCTCCCCGGGTACTACGATCCCTTCTCTGGCCGCACGCTCACCAAGGGCGAGGTCGGCTGCTTCCTCAGCCACTACAACATCTGGAAGGAG ATTGTGTCCCGGGGGCTGGAGCGGTCGGTGGTCTTTGAGGACGATGTGCGCTTCGAGGCCGCCTTCCCGGCACGGCTGCAGCGGCtgatggaggagctggagggggCACAGCGGGACTGGGACCTCat CTACCTTGGGAGGAAGCAGGTGAATGAGGAGGATGAGGCGCCCGTGGAGGGTGTGCGGAACCTGGTGGTGGCTGGATACTCGTACTGGACACTGGCCTACGCCATCTCCCGCCGCGGGGCACAGAAGCTGCTGGCCGCTGAGCCCCTCTCCAAAATGCTGCCGGTGGACGAGTTCCTGCCCATCATGTACGACAAGCACCCCAA TGAGGATTACAAGCGGCACTTTGCACCCCGGGACCTGCTGGTGTTTTCGGCTCATCCCCTCCTGGTTCAACCCACCCACTACGCTGGGGACAGCAACTGGCTGAGTGACACGGAGACCTCCACCATCTGGGACGACGATGCCAAGAAGACCGACTGGGCTGGCTCACAGAAGACCCTGAGGGACTCGCGGGGCGGTGCCGGCCACCTCCGCTCCACCGCCCACGACGAGCTCTGA
- the PTRH1 gene encoding peptidyl-tRNA hydrolase isoform X2 has product MGARGGMLAGRARPLVSRAGPRVMVAGLGNYGLWGTRHSVGMAVLDRLARQLAAAESWRADGRCCADVALTAAQGLQLVLLKPRRLMNLNGLSVASADIYLVHDDLDKALGKVAVKLGGSASLAVFSAPALGLVPVAEATAGCLGSLPDPALAGRAGSLLEAAVGWIQPIRCTTWAFYSALLAPAPAPGGHNGVRSCISALQSNEMTRLRVGIGRPEGDVTVSSYVLAPFSAGEQERLEQVLAQAATFLLEHVLQRAPVRDPGDGLT; this is encoded by the exons ATGGGAGCACGCGGCGGGATGCTGGCGGGGCGCGCGCGGCCGCTCGTCAGCCGGGCGGGGCCGCGTGTCATg GTGGCCGGGCTGGGCAACTACGGGCTGTGGGGGACCCGGCACAGCGTGGGCATGGCGGTGCTGGACCGGCTGGCCCGGCAGCTGGCGGCGGCCGAGAGCTGGCGAGCGGACGGGCGGTGCTGCGCCGACGTGGCCCTGACCGCGGCACaggggctgcagctggtgctgctcaAGCCGCGGAGGCTCATGAACCTCAACGGGCTCAGCGTGGCCAGTGCTG ACATCTACCTGGTTCACGATGACCTGGACAAGGCCCTGGGCAAGGTGGCGGTCAAGCTGGGAGGCAGCGCAAG CCTGGCGGTGTTttcagccccagccctgggcctggTCCCGGTTGCAGAGGCAACAGCTGGCTGTTTGGGCAGCCTCCCGGATCCTGCCCTGGCAGGAAGGGCAGGGAGCCTCCTGGAAGCGGCTGTGGGCTGGATCCAGCCCATCAGATGCACCACGTGGGCTTTTTATAGCGCTCTGcttgctccagcaccagctcctgg GGGACACAATGGCGTCCGATCCTGCATCAGCGCTCTGCAATCCAAT GAGATGACCCGGCTCAGGGTTGGTATCGGGCGGCCAGAGGGTGACGTGACGGTGTCCAGCTATGTCCTGGCTCCGTTCAGcgctggggagcaggagaggctggagcaGGTCCTGGCGCAGGCAGCGACGTTCCTGCTGGAGCACGTCCTGCAGAGAGCACCCGTGAGGGACCCAGGGGACGGGCTGACGTGA
- the PTRH1 gene encoding peptidyl-tRNA hydrolase isoform X6, with protein sequence MGARGGMLAGRARPLVSRAGPRVMVAGLGNYGLWGTRHSVGMAVLDRLARQLAAAESWRADGRCCADVALTAAQGLQLVLLKPRRLMNLNGLSVASADIYLVHDDLDKALGKVAVKLGGSARGHNGVRSCISALQSNEMTRLRVGIGRPEGDVTVSSYVLAPFSAGEQERLEQVLAQAATFLLEHVLQRAPVRDPGDGLT encoded by the exons ATGGGAGCACGCGGCGGGATGCTGGCGGGGCGCGCGCGGCCGCTCGTCAGCCGGGCGGGGCCGCGTGTCATg GTGGCCGGGCTGGGCAACTACGGGCTGTGGGGGACCCGGCACAGCGTGGGCATGGCGGTGCTGGACCGGCTGGCCCGGCAGCTGGCGGCGGCCGAGAGCTGGCGAGCGGACGGGCGGTGCTGCGCCGACGTGGCCCTGACCGCGGCACaggggctgcagctggtgctgctcaAGCCGCGGAGGCTCATGAACCTCAACGGGCTCAGCGTGGCCAGTGCTG ACATCTACCTGGTTCACGATGACCTGGACAAGGCCCTGGGCAAGGTGGCGGTCAAGCTGGGAGGCAGCGCAAG GGGACACAATGGCGTCCGATCCTGCATCAGCGCTCTGCAATCCAAT GAGATGACCCGGCTCAGGGTTGGTATCGGGCGGCCAGAGGGTGACGTGACGGTGTCCAGCTATGTCCTGGCTCCGTTCAGcgctggggagcaggagaggctggagcaGGTCCTGGCGCAGGCAGCGACGTTCCTGCTGGAGCACGTCCTGCAGAGAGCACCCGTGAGGGACCCAGGGGACGGGCTGACGTGA
- the PTRH1 gene encoding peptidyl-tRNA hydrolase isoform X1 produces the protein MGARGGMLAGRARPLVSRAGPRVMVAGLGNYGLWGTRHSVGMAVLDRLARQLAAAESWRADGRCCADVALTAAQGLQLVLLKPRRLMNLNGLSVASAAEIYNLRPADIYLVHDDLDKALGKVAVKLGGSASLAVFSAPALGLVPVAEATAGCLGSLPDPALAGRAGSLLEAAVGWIQPIRCTTWAFYSALLAPAPAPGGHNGVRSCISALQSNEMTRLRVGIGRPEGDVTVSSYVLAPFSAGEQERLEQVLAQAATFLLEHVLQRAPVRDPGDGLT, from the exons ATGGGAGCACGCGGCGGGATGCTGGCGGGGCGCGCGCGGCCGCTCGTCAGCCGGGCGGGGCCGCGTGTCATg GTGGCCGGGCTGGGCAACTACGGGCTGTGGGGGACCCGGCACAGCGTGGGCATGGCGGTGCTGGACCGGCTGGCCCGGCAGCTGGCGGCGGCCGAGAGCTGGCGAGCGGACGGGCGGTGCTGCGCCGACGTGGCCCTGACCGCGGCACaggggctgcagctggtgctgctcaAGCCGCGGAGGCTCATGAACCTCAACGGGCTCAGCGTGGCCAGTGCTG CTGAGATCTACAACCTCCGCCCAGCAGACATCTACCTGGTTCACGATGACCTGGACAAGGCCCTGGGCAAGGTGGCGGTCAAGCTGGGAGGCAGCGCAAG CCTGGCGGTGTTttcagccccagccctgggcctggTCCCGGTTGCAGAGGCAACAGCTGGCTGTTTGGGCAGCCTCCCGGATCCTGCCCTGGCAGGAAGGGCAGGGAGCCTCCTGGAAGCGGCTGTGGGCTGGATCCAGCCCATCAGATGCACCACGTGGGCTTTTTATAGCGCTCTGcttgctccagcaccagctcctgg GGGACACAATGGCGTCCGATCCTGCATCAGCGCTCTGCAATCCAAT GAGATGACCCGGCTCAGGGTTGGTATCGGGCGGCCAGAGGGTGACGTGACGGTGTCCAGCTATGTCCTGGCTCCGTTCAGcgctggggagcaggagaggctggagcaGGTCCTGGCGCAGGCAGCGACGTTCCTGCTGGAGCACGTCCTGCAGAGAGCACCCGTGAGGGACCCAGGGGACGGGCTGACGTGA
- the PTRH1 gene encoding peptidyl-tRNA hydrolase isoform X5 has translation MGARGGMLAGRARPLVSRAGPRVMVAGLGNYGLWGTRHSVGMAVLDRLARQLAAAESWRADGRCCADVALTAAQGLQLVLLKPRRLMNLNGLSVASAAEIYNLRPADIYLVHDDLDKALGKVAVKLGGSARGHNGVRSCISALQSNEMTRLRVGIGRPEGDVTVSSYVLAPFSAGEQERLEQVLAQAATFLLEHVLQRAPVRDPGDGLT, from the exons ATGGGAGCACGCGGCGGGATGCTGGCGGGGCGCGCGCGGCCGCTCGTCAGCCGGGCGGGGCCGCGTGTCATg GTGGCCGGGCTGGGCAACTACGGGCTGTGGGGGACCCGGCACAGCGTGGGCATGGCGGTGCTGGACCGGCTGGCCCGGCAGCTGGCGGCGGCCGAGAGCTGGCGAGCGGACGGGCGGTGCTGCGCCGACGTGGCCCTGACCGCGGCACaggggctgcagctggtgctgctcaAGCCGCGGAGGCTCATGAACCTCAACGGGCTCAGCGTGGCCAGTGCTG CTGAGATCTACAACCTCCGCCCAGCAGACATCTACCTGGTTCACGATGACCTGGACAAGGCCCTGGGCAAGGTGGCGGTCAAGCTGGGAGGCAGCGCAAG GGGACACAATGGCGTCCGATCCTGCATCAGCGCTCTGCAATCCAAT GAGATGACCCGGCTCAGGGTTGGTATCGGGCGGCCAGAGGGTGACGTGACGGTGTCCAGCTATGTCCTGGCTCCGTTCAGcgctggggagcaggagaggctggagcaGGTCCTGGCGCAGGCAGCGACGTTCCTGCTGGAGCACGTCCTGCAGAGAGCACCCGTGAGGGACCCAGGGGACGGGCTGACGTGA
- the PTRH1 gene encoding peptidyl-tRNA hydrolase isoform X3 — translation MAALPVAGLGNYGLWGTRHSVGMAVLDRLARQLAAAESWRADGRCCADVALTAAQGLQLVLLKPRRLMNLNGLSVASAAEIYNLRPADIYLVHDDLDKALGKVAVKLGGSASLAVFSAPALGLVPVAEATAGCLGSLPDPALAGRAGSLLEAAVGWIQPIRCTTWAFYSALLAPAPAPGGHNGVRSCISALQSNEMTRLRVGIGRPEGDVTVSSYVLAPFSAGEQERLEQVLAQAATFLLEHVLQRAPVRDPGDGLT, via the exons ATGGCGGCGCTGCCC GTGGCCGGGCTGGGCAACTACGGGCTGTGGGGGACCCGGCACAGCGTGGGCATGGCGGTGCTGGACCGGCTGGCCCGGCAGCTGGCGGCGGCCGAGAGCTGGCGAGCGGACGGGCGGTGCTGCGCCGACGTGGCCCTGACCGCGGCACaggggctgcagctggtgctgctcaAGCCGCGGAGGCTCATGAACCTCAACGGGCTCAGCGTGGCCAGTGCTG CTGAGATCTACAACCTCCGCCCAGCAGACATCTACCTGGTTCACGATGACCTGGACAAGGCCCTGGGCAAGGTGGCGGTCAAGCTGGGAGGCAGCGCAAG CCTGGCGGTGTTttcagccccagccctgggcctggTCCCGGTTGCAGAGGCAACAGCTGGCTGTTTGGGCAGCCTCCCGGATCCTGCCCTGGCAGGAAGGGCAGGGAGCCTCCTGGAAGCGGCTGTGGGCTGGATCCAGCCCATCAGATGCACCACGTGGGCTTTTTATAGCGCTCTGcttgctccagcaccagctcctgg GGGACACAATGGCGTCCGATCCTGCATCAGCGCTCTGCAATCCAAT GAGATGACCCGGCTCAGGGTTGGTATCGGGCGGCCAGAGGGTGACGTGACGGTGTCCAGCTATGTCCTGGCTCCGTTCAGcgctggggagcaggagaggctggagcaGGTCCTGGCGCAGGCAGCGACGTTCCTGCTGGAGCACGTCCTGCAGAGAGCACCCGTGAGGGACCCAGGGGACGGGCTGACGTGA
- the PTRH1 gene encoding peptidyl-tRNA hydrolase isoform X4, with protein sequence MGARGGMLAGRARPLVSRAGPRVMVAGLGNYGLWGTRHSVGMAVLDRLARQLAAAESWRADGRCCADVALTAAQGLQLVLLKPRRLMNLNGLSVASAGEQLVTPVPPGPVTAPLSPAQRRSLQTSTWFTMTWTRPWARWRSSWEAAQAWRCFQPQPWAWSRLQRQQLAVWAASRILPWQEGQGASWKRLWAGSSPSDAPRGLFIALCLLQHQLLGDTMASDPASALCNPMR encoded by the exons ATGGGAGCACGCGGCGGGATGCTGGCGGGGCGCGCGCGGCCGCTCGTCAGCCGGGCGGGGCCGCGTGTCATg GTGGCCGGGCTGGGCAACTACGGGCTGTGGGGGACCCGGCACAGCGTGGGCATGGCGGTGCTGGACCGGCTGGCCCGGCAGCTGGCGGCGGCCGAGAGCTGGCGAGCGGACGGGCGGTGCTGCGCCGACGTGGCCCTGACCGCGGCACaggggctgcagctggtgctgctcaAGCCGCGGAGGCTCATGAACCTCAACGGGCTCAGCGTGGCCAGTGCTGGTGAGCAGCTCGTCACCCCTGTGCCACCAGGCCCTGTGACAGCCCCgctgtcccctgcccagcgcaggtCACTGCAG ACATCTACCTGGTTCACGATGACCTGGACAAGGCCCTGGGCAAGGTGGCGGTCAAGCTGGGAGGCAGCGCAAG CCTGGCGGTGTTttcagccccagccctgggcctggTCCCGGTTGCAGAGGCAACAGCTGGCTGTTTGGGCAGCCTCCCGGATCCTGCCCTGGCAGGAAGGGCAGGGAGCCTCCTGGAAGCGGCTGTGGGCTGGATCCAGCCCATCAGATGCACCACGTGGGCTTTTTATAGCGCTCTGcttgctccagcaccagctcctgg GGGACACAATGGCGTCCGATCCTGCATCAGCGCTCTGCAATCCAAT GAGATGA